The Plasmodium vinckei vinckei genome assembly, chromosome: PVVCY_09 genome includes the window CCCCGAtgtaaatttgaaaaagttTAATGGGAatctaataataaaaaatcaatcACGTCATAGTAAAGAagcaaaatgaaaataaaaaaaattatatttacaacaGTAGATCCAGGTTTATATCcttataaatttgaaaaataaaaatattgtttttttcttagACCTATTATAGGGTCTTAGTTTTATAGAAATTATATAGACACTCCAAATTAAGTGGTACAACCATTTTCTTGTTCATGCAATTGAGAATAATTTTGTAgaacttttttatatagataagggtgttttaaattttgtatGCCCGAAAATGATAATCTAATAACAAATTGTTTTTAGTACATcctttatatatgtaatacctatttatgtgtgtatttttaattatttcatattttacatttttttaactttacATTTTCAGTTGTATATAGTATagcattttttgttttttttttttttatataaaatagaaaattCTAGTAGATAAACTGAAGTTATATggtgtaaaaataaaagaattttCTCATGGCGTATTTAGgatttatatgaaaatatttataatatatattaaccaaagaaaaataaacatactATATAACTATGTATGAATGTGGATAGATAATTATGtttgtttaaataaatttatgtagattgaatatataagaaatcagaatatttcaaaaaaattcgATTGAAAAGGTTGTGAAATAGTagggaaataaaaatgtgtaaaaaaatttagtaGTATATATTAAGTATGCCAATAAAATGGAtatcataattatacaacataatataaaaatggaagaaGAGAAAGGATTGAGTATACAGTTGTTTctacaatatatatgtatgtgcATTTAGCCAAATAAGTAAATGagtgtaaatatatatattatatatctatgcatatatatgcaacaTACTTTCATTCCTGTATCATATGTGTTCGGCTTTTAGACTTTAAATGAAAAGTATAAAATAGAAATGGTagtaatagtaataaaaaatatgcacgtaatattttttttctttatacatatatatattatatacatatgtgtgtaaatatttttttgtttcttgAATTACTTTTTCCCTCTGTTATActtcaatttttattaaaaatttttttttataaaaatgaaatgataaagtaacaaaaatattaacttaatgatattaaaaaaaaattcttaaaaagaaaagaagaATAAAACTtgaaagaataaaataaatatagcaaaaatgaaaacgaaataaaataaaaaagctCAGCACAGTTCAGctaaattttttgatatatatttgtgcaTACATatagtataatatatatttttttttcttgtaTTATTGAATTCATAAATTGAATTATATAGTCtttgataaattatatcatttatgaatatttgtcaattacattttttgtcactgtatatatttttacacatttgtattttttttttttatgaagctaaaaaaaattcctTTATTTCAAAGATAAAACACTTACTTTATAAGTACAGTGTCTTTGGTCCCTTTGACATTGGGTCCATTTAATTTACGTCTTTTGATTTATCTGTTTGTTGTTTTAAAGttccctttttttctttgcttttttgataaatagGGTTTATACTTATGCTCTTCCTCCCCCCATAATCTGTTGTGTACTTCGTGCTtccttattttataaaagataaaatatggTGAATAGTATGAGCAGTGATAAATCTGAGAATATTGATAAAACAGATATGGATAATAATGCAAATGATAGAGCATTAAATTATGGCAATACAACAAATACCAacgtaaataataatgaagataTTGATGATATATGTGAAAATGTACTTATTAATGACAAAACAAATGTTGAAACAAACAATTCCGTTGCTTccaataatgatataaggataaaaaatgtatcaaCATGtgtaaatgaaaatgatcaACATGATGAATctgattatataaattgtgATAATGATGgtttagaaaataaagatatgcAAGTTATtgcaaataatgaaaataatagtttAGAGTTTGATGAtgtagtaataaaaaatgtagaatgtttaaataattttaataatgagGGTGTAGAGAAATCAAACAATTTGGAGGGTAACCTCATACAAGAGAATGTTATCCATAGTACCGCTAGTAGTAGTGGTAGTAATAAATCTTGGGAGAGGAAAGAGACAGGAGGaatggaaaatatttatagtgATATAGTTGATAATTTAGATAAAGATGAACttaattataaagaaataaattccataaaaatggatagttccgattttaataaaagagAGCAACATGATGAAAAAGATGGGAGTATATCCCCAATGAAAGGAAATAACAATTctgataaaaattatgatttaaataatgatagcCATGAATGTAATATGGAGATATGGAATAAGAGCAACTGTGAAGGCAGTgaagaaattataaattatgaaaatgtaaaaaatttagaGATGAATGAATTAGATAAAGATGTAGACAATtgtgatgaaaaaaaagaaaaagatatttcagaaaattgttataataatgaaagtagtaataatgatggaaataatttgaatagTGTATGCACTAATGGTATCgataattttgatttaaataatgcaaGTATAGAAACAGATATGGATAAAGTAAAAGAGACGGAAgaggaaaaaaacaaacttaataataatgagaatataatatttactaaaaataattcaaatgatAAGGATGATAATGTGTTAGACGTATTTAAAGagaacaaaaataatattgaacaaaataatgatatagcTAGTGAGAATAATTTAGAGACTGATACAAACTTAAATGAATGTAATGAAGTagataaaaaggaaaacgACGAAAACGATATTAACaatgttaataataatacaaatgaaAAGGAAGAGAGagcaataaaaaatgatgagaATGGGTGtgaaaaatcaaatatggaaaatgataataatgaagatataaataaaaaaagaaaacataTTTCATCATATGATGAGTCAAGAAAGGATAGGAAATTAAGTGATCAGAAAGAATATGAAGAAGTTAAGAATggacatataaataaatatgcgGATGGTATTGGTAGTAATACCATTAATGTAGTACCCTGCGaaagtaataatatgaatataccaaaatatgtaaacaCCATAGgagaaataatttataggaataatacaaatatagatagtaaaaataattctaaTAGTAGTgcaataaatttaaaaatcgAAAATGATGAAGCAATCAGGGGTAATAGTACAAATGCTGCTTATTTTTCAGGCATACAAATTAGAAATGGAGAGCAAAATtacaattataataatttcattttacaacaaaataataaagaagaaaaaaatggtgaaaataatttagaaattttgaaagaatatgatgaaaaaagtaGAGATAATGATGATGAATATGAAGATGAACAAAACGAAAATATGTctgataataattatagtgatgatgaaaaaataaatttagatAATTGTAACAtgaatgataaaaaaaaaaataaaaatgatagtgAAACATTATTACCTATAGCTAATATTAGTAGAATTATGAAACGAATACTTCCAGCAAAGGCAAAAGTTGCAAAAGAAAGTAAAGACATAATACGGGAATATGTTACAGAATTTATTCAATTTTTAACTAGCGAGgtaagaaaaaatgaaaaaaaaatatatttagtaAAGCTGAGAAGGTTTGAGTTTGACACCATTGGAATggtttgttttattaataatatttgtgtttttatttatcattttgcttatcttctatattttttttgaacaGGCAAGCGATAGGTGTCTAAATGAAAAACGAAAAACCATTAATGGGgaagatatattattttctatggAAAAATTAGGTacatactttttttataattattatgattttAGTTATATATACGGATGTGctaattttgtattttttatatatttttgtattctTGCTTTGGTTTATGCAtttgcaaaaaataaaatgataatatgtttaagaaattattatattttcttcttttttcgTAAAGGATTTAATGACTACGTTGAACCACTGTCAGAGTATCTAAACAAGTGGAAACAGGTAGGAcagaaaaaacaaaaaaaaacggaataataaatttaaaaattataacaaaTTATAACCTTTTCCTGGTATACAGATGAAGGGATTGAGTAGTTCGAATAGATATTATGATAAGAAGTTTGATATATCACGAAATTCTCAAGACcaaaatatgttaataaattataataaaaatatttttaataacatgagtaatgataattattatgCCAAAGAGAATTATGGTTACAATGAAGGCAATTGTACTGCTAACAACTTTTATAgaagtgaaaaaaatgagttttgtaataataattttagtaatacttattttaataataatgggaaaaataatataaacagGATTTAGTTTGAAACATAGCATactattaattaattttgttttggggatatatgtaaatacaAATGATATAGCTATTggtatttctttttaaagTTATGGGATTAGCATGtctttgtcttttttttaagatcCGTGAACATGCTTATTTGTGATGGCATAAATAGTTggtttttttcaaaaattttgCTAAAAATTTCTggcatttttattaattttaccTTCTAATAAATCTTTCAGTAATTcctatttatttataaatgcgtatacacatatttgtgtataaattaatgtggatattttatta containing:
- a CDS encoding CCAAT-box DNA binding protein subunit B, putative, which encodes MVNSMSSDKSENIDKTDMDNNANDRALNYGNTTNTNVNNNEDIDDICENVLINDKTNVETNNSVASNNDIRIKNVSTCVNENDQHDESDYINCDNDGLENKDMQVIANNENNSLEFDDVVIKNVECLNNFNNEGVEKSNNLEGNLIQENVIHSTASSSGSNKSWERKETGGMENIYSDIVDNLDKDELNYKEINSIKMDSSDFNKREQHDEKDGSISPMKGNNNSDKNYDLNNDSHECNMEIWNKSNCEGSEEIINYENVKNLEMNELDKDVDNCDEKKEKDISENCYNNESSNNDGNNLNSVCTNGIDNFDLNNASIETDMDKVKETEEEKNKLNNNENIIFTKNNSNDKDDNVLDVFKENKNNIEQNNDIASENNLETDTNLNECNEVDKKENDENDINNVNNNTNEKEERAIKNDENGCEKSNMENDNNEDINKKRKHISSYDESRKDRKLSDQKEYEEVKNGHINKYADGIGSNTINVVPCESNNMNIPKYVNTIGEIIYRNNTNIDSKNNSNSSAINLKIENDEAIRGNSTNAAYFSGIQIRNGEQNYNYNNFILQQNNKEEKNGENNLEILKEYDEKSRDNDDEYEDEQNENMSDNNYSDDEKINLDNCNMNDKKKNKNDSETLLPIANISRIMKRILPAKAKVAKESKDIIREYVTEFIQFLTSEASDRCLNEKRKTINGEDILFSMEKLGFNDYVEPLSEYLNKWKQMKGLSSSNRYYDKKFDISRNSQDQNMLINYNKNIFNNMSNDNYYAKENYGYNEGNCTANNFYRSEKNEFCNNNFSNTYFNNNGKNNINRI